In the genome of Myxococcus stipitatus, one region contains:
- a CDS encoding DUF3037 domain-containing protein produces the protein MPAHSSFDYAIIRVVPRVEREEFINVGVVLFCTTQRFLGVRVELDEARLKALAPDMDLDTVRDHLESFRRVSEGGKGTGPIGQLPQKDRWHWLVAPRSTILQTGPVHSGLCQEPVKALEHLMDTVVRVKRAR, from the coding sequence GTGCCCGCGCACAGCTCGTTTGACTACGCCATCATCCGCGTGGTGCCCCGCGTTGAGCGCGAGGAGTTCATCAACGTGGGCGTCGTCCTCTTCTGCACCACCCAGCGCTTCCTGGGCGTGCGCGTGGAGCTGGACGAGGCGCGCCTGAAGGCCCTGGCCCCCGACATGGACCTGGACACGGTGCGAGACCACCTGGAGAGCTTCCGCCGCGTCAGCGAGGGCGGCAAGGGCACGGGCCCCATCGGCCAGCTGCCCCAGAAGGACCGCTGGCACTGGCTGGTGGCCCCGCGCAGCACCATCCTCCAGACGGGGCCGGTGCACTCGGGGCTGTGCCAGGAGCCCGTGAAGGCCCTGGAGCACCTGATGGACACCGTGGTGCGCGTGAAGCGCGCGCGGTGA
- a CDS encoding HipA family kinase: MPRTIVATRYVTPLREGGSLPAIVEAEDAGLYVVKFRGAGQGAKALIAEYIAAELARAAGLRVPEMVLMELDPALGRNEPDSEIRGLIKASEGLNLALDYLPGSVTFDPVAGPAPSAAEASAIVAFDAFITNVDRTPKNPNLLCWHRELWLIDHGASLYFHHAWVDWEERSQGRFAPIKDHVLLPWASQLPQAEATLRGALTREVVEATVNGIPEGWLGAAESPFPTVDAHRAAYVTWLLKRVQALPAFIEEAARARAQLV; this comes from the coding sequence ATGCCAAGGACCATTGTCGCCACGCGTTACGTGACGCCCCTGCGCGAGGGGGGTTCACTGCCCGCCATCGTCGAGGCGGAGGACGCGGGGCTGTATGTCGTGAAGTTCCGGGGGGCGGGCCAGGGGGCCAAGGCGCTCATCGCGGAGTACATCGCGGCGGAGCTGGCGCGGGCGGCGGGCCTGAGGGTGCCGGAGATGGTGTTGATGGAGCTGGACCCGGCGCTGGGGCGCAACGAGCCGGACAGCGAGATTCGCGGCCTCATCAAGGCGAGCGAGGGGCTCAATCTGGCATTGGACTATCTGCCGGGCTCGGTGACGTTCGACCCCGTGGCGGGGCCGGCACCGTCGGCCGCCGAGGCGTCCGCCATCGTCGCGTTCGACGCCTTCATCACCAACGTGGACCGCACGCCGAAGAACCCCAACCTCCTGTGCTGGCACCGGGAGCTGTGGCTCATCGACCATGGGGCGTCGCTCTACTTCCACCACGCGTGGGTGGACTGGGAGGAGCGCAGCCAGGGCCGCTTCGCGCCCATCAAGGACCACGTGCTGCTGCCGTGGGCCAGCCAGCTGCCGCAGGCCGAGGCCACCCTGCGCGGCGCCCTGACGCGCGAGGTGGTGGAGGCCACGGTGAATGGCATCCCGGAGGGCTGGCTCGGCGCGGCCGAGTCCCCCTTCCCCACCGTGGACGCGCACCGCGCCGCCTACGTCACGTGGTTGCTCAAGCGCGTCCAGGCCCTGCCGGCCTTCATCGAGGAGGCGGCCCGTGCCCGCGCACAGCTCGTTTGA
- a CDS encoding S8 family serine peptidase, which translates to MTVNRKPLSLPTSLPRTSEAARSESTAPSRGVARPGKGGTDGFDSGKVMGRPANFVDRPTGQRPDPSAPVLPATAFAFGGNKVAVGSREAATPVTLTASATPNAAVKDLQTLTSTVSFDKDVPLESLKLNLDLAHSYRGDLVVKLTSPSGKTATVTDRQGGSADDVKGAFDLSTAFKGESAKGTWTLSVEDKARADTGTLKSWGLEASGKTQGPVDPKPRPSGPPVVAVFDGGVDFKHSDLSTGMWTNPNEVAGDGKDNDGNGVVDDIHGYNVGFNSGDVMKGEGTDHGTHVAGIIAADDNGKGNTGIAAGKAKVMSIGGLYDGADLLTNFERGVDYIVNMKQNHGVNVRALNASFGDEYRDAASQARWKAAVQKLADADILLVAATANGNGSNLNDVADMPANIDLPNVITVASMDKRNDKLARFSSHGDKVVELAAVGEDVLSTVPGGDWEKMSGTSMATPTVAGAAALMFAANPDLTAAQVRDLLVKTVEVDPDLKGKVSTSGKLDIAAAVKAAKETVTTPPTSVAGR; encoded by the coding sequence ATGACTGTCAACCGCAAGCCGCTGTCGCTCCCGACGTCCCTTCCTCGCACCAGCGAGGCCGCGCGTTCCGAGTCGACCGCGCCTTCACGCGGGGTGGCCCGGCCCGGCAAGGGGGGCACGGACGGCTTCGACTCCGGGAAGGTGATGGGCCGGCCCGCGAACTTCGTCGACCGCCCCACGGGCCAGCGTCCGGACCCGAGCGCGCCGGTGCTGCCGGCCACGGCCTTCGCCTTTGGCGGCAACAAGGTGGCGGTGGGCTCGCGCGAGGCCGCCACGCCCGTGACGCTGACGGCGTCCGCCACGCCCAACGCGGCGGTGAAGGACCTGCAGACGCTCACGTCCACGGTGAGCTTCGACAAGGACGTGCCGCTGGAGTCGCTGAAGCTGAACCTGGACCTGGCGCACTCGTACCGGGGCGACCTGGTGGTGAAGCTGACCAGCCCGTCCGGCAAGACGGCGACGGTGACGGACCGCCAGGGGGGCAGCGCGGACGACGTGAAGGGCGCGTTCGACCTGAGCACCGCCTTCAAGGGCGAGTCGGCCAAGGGCACCTGGACGCTGTCGGTGGAGGACAAGGCGCGCGCGGACACGGGCACGCTGAAGAGCTGGGGCCTGGAGGCGTCCGGCAAGACGCAGGGCCCGGTGGACCCCAAGCCGCGTCCCTCCGGCCCGCCCGTTGTCGCGGTGTTCGATGGCGGTGTGGACTTCAAGCACTCGGACCTGTCCACGGGCATGTGGACCAACCCGAACGAAGTCGCGGGCGACGGCAAGGACAACGACGGCAATGGCGTGGTGGATGACATCCACGGCTACAACGTGGGCTTCAACAGCGGCGACGTGATGAAGGGGGAGGGCACGGACCACGGCACCCACGTGGCCGGCATCATCGCCGCCGACGACAACGGCAAGGGCAACACGGGCATCGCCGCGGGCAAGGCGAAGGTGATGAGCATTGGCGGCCTGTACGACGGGGCGGACCTGCTCACCAACTTCGAGCGGGGCGTGGACTACATCGTCAACATGAAACAGAACCACGGCGTCAATGTCCGGGCGCTCAACGCCAGCTTCGGCGACGAGTACCGGGACGCGGCCTCGCAGGCGCGCTGGAAGGCCGCTGTGCAGAAGCTGGCGGACGCGGACATCCTGCTCGTGGCGGCCACGGCCAACGGCAATGGCAGCAACCTGAACGACGTGGCGGACATGCCCGCCAACATCGACCTGCCCAACGTCATCACCGTGGCGTCCATGGACAAGCGCAACGACAAGCTGGCGCGCTTCTCCTCCCACGGCGACAAGGTGGTGGAGCTGGCCGCGGTGGGCGAGGACGTGCTCTCCACCGTGCCGGGCGGCGACTGGGAGAAGATGAGCGGCACCTCCATGGCCACCCCGACGGTGGCGGGCGCCGCGGCCCTGATGTTCGCCGCGAACCCCGACCTGACGGCCGCCCAGGTGAGGGATTTGCTGGTGAAGACGGTGGAAGTGGACCCCGACCTCAAGGGGAAGGTGAGCACCAGTGGCAAGCTGGACATTGCCGCCGCGGTGAAGGCCGCGAAGGAGACTGTCACCACGCCTCCCACCTCCGTCGCCGGGCGCTAG
- a CDS encoding organic hydroperoxide resistance protein, with product MAPVTISPLYTAHATTHGGRNGEVKSSDGVIDLKLSMPKELGGAAAAGATNPEQLFAAGYSACFESALRLVAGKAGKKLGPDAGIAASVTIGKTPDGGFGLSVELKGILPGIPRQEAEGLMHAAHEVCPYSRATRGNIDVKLSVAE from the coding sequence ATGGCCCCCGTCACGATTTCGCCCCTGTACACCGCCCACGCCACCACCCATGGAGGCCGCAACGGTGAAGTGAAGTCCTCGGATGGCGTCATCGACCTGAAGCTGTCGATGCCCAAGGAGCTGGGCGGCGCGGCGGCGGCCGGGGCCACCAACCCCGAGCAGCTCTTCGCCGCGGGGTACTCCGCCTGCTTCGAGAGCGCGCTGCGCCTGGTGGCGGGGAAGGCCGGCAAGAAGCTGGGCCCCGACGCGGGCATCGCGGCGTCGGTCACCATCGGCAAGACGCCGGATGGGGGCTTCGGGCTGTCGGTGGAGCTCAAGGGCATCCTCCCGGGCATCCCCCGCCAGGAGGCGGAGGGGCTGATGCACGCGGCCCACGAGGTGTGCCCGTACTCGCGCGCCACGCGCGGCAACATCGACGTGAAGCTCTCTGTCGCGGAGTAG